From the genome of Nocardia mangyaensis:
GCGGCGAGCGGCTCGTCGAGGTTCTCGATCTGGCCGTGCACTGGTTGGTCGACAACGGTTCGTTGCGCACTTATTTCGACCAGGAATCCACCGCGGCATTGCGCCTGATCACCCGCAGCGACGGGGTGGTGCACCCGGCGGCGGTCGCGATCGTCGAAGGGCTGCTCGAGCGCGCAGAGGAGCAGGGGTACCGGCCGCCCATCGACCGCGCCACTCTCGCCTACGCGCTGGTCAGGCTGTGGGAGGCATTCCTGTACAACGACGCTGTCGCCGGCTTTCAGGGTGATGTGGAGAGGTTGAGCCGGGTCCAGGCCGCACTGCTGCGGGCTTGAGCGGGAGAGTGCCGATCAGCGTGTCCCGAAGGCCCGAGCAGTACCAGGCGGCAATGCCTTCCAG
Proteins encoded in this window:
- a CDS encoding QsdR family transcriptional regulator; translated protein: MARTEGTRAPGRPAAASRDDVLDAAIHTFLAGRRVDANAIAAQLGLGRTSIYRWFGSRDGLLGAALARQLEQMVGYAERRSTATGGERLVEVLDLAVHWLVDNGSLRTYFDQESTAALRLITRSDGVVHPAAVAIVEGLLERAEEQGYRPPIDRATLAYALVRLWEAFLYNDAVAGFQGDVERLSRVQAALLRA